The proteins below are encoded in one region of Reichenbachiella sp. 5M10:
- a CDS encoding APC family permease — MNDKIGLKEAISIGIGGMVGGGIFAVLGLAVSLAQGGTPLAFLFAGILALITSYSYVKLSTTFPDHGGTVKFINQGFGKSIFSGGTNNLLWVSYIIMLSLYASAFGSYAPNLLSLTHDKSLDFHLYASAIIVLATGINYYSIAVVGKIESYAVIIKLVILISFIFIGAYGLIGNPNLAQLSVTQWETPLKIFAGGMVIFVAYEGFELIANAAPDIIDPNKNIPRAYYYSVLFVIILYIVIAIVTVGSLPFGKIATAEDYVMAEAAKPMLGQLGFTIITVAALISTFSAINASLYGGSHVNFEIAEDDELPQYYLAQIHNQPIGLLITSGATLLLVNILELESISTAGSIGFLLIFGVVNLAGYRLSSQTGSNKIIPLSGFALCLIATAALINQQYETNLTGVLVAIGIIAFCFLTEWIYKSTESKSI; from the coding sequence ATGAACGATAAAATAGGACTGAAAGAAGCCATCTCGATCGGAATAGGAGGCATGGTAGGCGGTGGTATCTTCGCCGTACTTGGCCTAGCCGTATCCTTGGCACAAGGCGGCACGCCACTAGCCTTTCTGTTTGCTGGTATCTTGGCACTGATCACCTCATACAGCTACGTCAAGTTGTCCACTACCTTCCCTGACCATGGAGGGACAGTCAAGTTCATCAACCAAGGCTTCGGCAAGTCTATTTTCAGCGGTGGGACAAACAATCTACTGTGGGTCAGCTACATCATCATGCTCTCTCTCTATGCCTCGGCCTTTGGTTCTTATGCCCCCAACCTACTCTCCCTCACCCACGACAAGTCTCTCGACTTTCACCTCTATGCCAGTGCCATCATTGTGCTGGCCACTGGCATCAACTACTACAGCATCGCAGTAGTAGGCAAAATCGAATCCTACGCAGTGATCATCAAGCTCGTCATTCTCATTTCTTTCATATTCATCGGGGCATACGGGCTCATTGGCAATCCCAACCTTGCCCAACTCTCCGTGACACAATGGGAGACACCTCTCAAGATTTTTGCTGGTGGCATGGTCATCTTTGTCGCCTATGAGGGGTTTGAGCTCATCGCCAATGCAGCACCAGACATCATCGATCCGAACAAAAACATTCCCCGGGCCTACTATTACTCAGTACTATTCGTGATCATACTCTACATCGTCATAGCCATCGTGACAGTCGGTTCGCTCCCTTTCGGAAAAATCGCCACTGCAGAAGACTATGTGATGGCAGAAGCTGCCAAACCCATGCTCGGCCAACTCGGGTTCACCATCATCACAGTAGCCGCGCTGATCTCCACCTTCTCCGCCATCAACGCCTCCTTGTATGGAGGCAGCCATGTCAATTTTGAGATTGCTGAGGATGACGAACTGCCACAGTACTATCTAGCACAAATACACAACCAACCCATCGGACTGCTGATCACGTCAGGTGCTACTCTACTGCTCGTCAACATTCTCGAACTGGAAAGTATCTCGACTGCAGGCAGCATTGGATTTCTACTCATCTTCGGGGTGGTCAACCTCGCCGGGTATCGACTCTCCAGTCAGACCGGTAGCAACAAGATCATACCGCTCTCTGGCTTTGCGCTCTGCCTCATTGCCACCGCTGCACTCATCAACCAACAATACGAAACGAACCTCACAGGTGTACTCGTAGCAATTGGGATCATCGCGTTTTGCTTCCTCACTGAGTGGATCTACAAATCCACAGAGTCCAAATCGATTTGA
- a CDS encoding rhomboid family intramembrane serine protease has product MNPIAKIPIPKYWATYLIGTINICVYATYGFETIDSLKLLHLGGNFAPFTLENEPSRLITSMFLHGNLVHLLANMYSLLYIGRQVEEMTSPLRFLEIYLLTGLVAGLTSLNYNLFVISVGASGAIFGIYGYLIVDLFKKDHHNRSSVLINFVIYLVVVTLIGSKLNFDNAAHLGGAAAGILLGLLQNTLKSKASYLIPFGIIVVAYLLNPRHQVEYFKLYQKLIEADQKITTVFHLDVNDSTLLGTISVHDTIPNQLISEFRALEFVPPKLSQDTFYIIKYLDIKNQTLEYLKKGILQESYIYLDSISWLNSLIAKHPPVQYNLYFGDGSPTNPPIKPESTESLTYVKQHYDSNWFETTSLAYEYYRIGKKDSLGDWHGFVEDYYSNGGIQMKGHYHRGLRDGIFIYYTRDSTYSSLGRYVSDYSIGKWESYYRNGILASEIRHEDQFSYIENTWDSLGHPMVVDRQGEEVLTYPNGRVRFKRSIKNGLYHGFIEAYYKNGDLKFKEYYQNGELINGVSFAHNTENTYDASIYMPYPEGGFDAFYNYIHQYNELESDTVDQTVIIKFDVHHSGKIHNIRFLKRFHPRYDEYAKRLLLNGPTWFPAKLHGLEDMNTSTRVYIKF; this is encoded by the coding sequence TTGAACCCAATAGCAAAAATCCCCATTCCCAAATATTGGGCGACATACCTAATCGGCACCATCAACATCTGCGTGTACGCGACATATGGTTTCGAAACTATAGACTCCCTCAAACTTCTTCATCTAGGGGGCAACTTTGCCCCCTTCACTTTAGAGAATGAACCAAGCCGGCTCATCACATCCATGTTCCTCCATGGCAACTTGGTCCACTTGCTTGCCAATATGTATAGCCTATTATACATCGGTCGTCAGGTTGAAGAAATGACAAGCCCTCTTAGGTTTTTAGAAATATATCTACTCACAGGCCTCGTCGCAGGGTTGACCAGTCTGAACTACAACCTATTCGTAATCAGTGTGGGAGCTAGTGGAGCCATTTTTGGAATCTATGGATACTTGATTGTAGACCTCTTCAAAAAGGATCATCATAATCGCTCCTCGGTTCTGATTAACTTCGTCATATATCTCGTAGTAGTCACCCTTATCGGGTCAAAGCTAAACTTTGACAATGCAGCTCATCTAGGGGGAGCTGCTGCTGGAATTCTTCTCGGGCTACTACAAAATACTCTAAAATCAAAAGCATCGTATTTGATCCCATTCGGAATCATAGTTGTAGCTTATTTGCTGAACCCAAGGCACCAAGTCGAGTATTTCAAGTTGTATCAAAAACTGATTGAGGCAGACCAAAAAATAACCACTGTTTTCCACTTGGATGTCAATGACTCTACTCTCTTGGGTACTATCTCAGTACATGACACTATTCCTAATCAACTCATTTCTGAATTCCGAGCGTTAGAGTTCGTCCCCCCAAAACTCAGTCAGGACACCTTCTACATTATAAAATATCTTGATATAAAGAATCAAACACTAGAATACCTAAAGAAGGGGATTTTACAAGAATCATATATTTACCTTGATAGTATTTCGTGGCTAAACTCTCTCATCGCCAAGCATCCTCCGGTCCAATACAACCTCTATTTTGGAGATGGCTCACCCACAAATCCCCCCATAAAACCTGAATCCACAGAATCCCTCACGTATGTCAAGCAGCACTATGACTCCAATTGGTTTGAAACCACCTCTCTTGCATATGAATACTATAGGATAGGAAAAAAAGACAGTTTAGGTGATTGGCATGGGTTCGTAGAAGACTACTATTCAAACGGAGGAATTCAAATGAAGGGGCACTACCATAGAGGTCTTCGAGACGGTATCTTTATATACTACACTCGTGACAGTACATACTCCTCTCTGGGCAGATACGTCTCTGACTATTCCATTGGAAAATGGGAATCCTATTATAGAAACGGCATCCTCGCCTCTGAAATCAGACATGAAGACCAGTTTTCTTATATCGAAAACACATGGGATTCTTTGGGACACCCGATGGTTGTTGACAGACAAGGTGAAGAGGTCCTTACCTACCCCAATGGAAGGGTACGATTCAAAAGGTCGATAAAAAATGGTCTATATCATGGCTTTATAGAAGCCTACTACAAAAACGGAGATTTAAAATTCAAAGAGTATTATCAAAATGGAGAACTAATTAATGGCGTATCGTTTGCTCATAACACCGAAAACACATACGACGCAAGCATATATATGCCTTACCCTGAGGGAGGTTTTGACGCTTTCTACAACTACATTCATCAATACAATGAATTAGAATCAGACACAGTTGATCAAACAGTCATCATCAAATTTGACGTACACCATTCAGGCAAAATTCATAACATCAGGTTTTTGAAAAGATTTCACCCTCGATATGATGAGTACGCCAAGCGACTCCTACTCAATGGTCCAACATGGTTTCCGGCTAAACTTCACGGACTAGAAGACATGAATACCAGCACTAGAGTGTATATAAAATTTTGA
- a CDS encoding RNA polymerase sigma factor: MTIFSTKNLTDEEVIHLIKEGDARYFGALAERYRATILSKCKSMVKSEDVAKDLSQEILIKVFLQLKAYRKDARFSTWLYSIIYHTCIDHMRKDKKRQHLVLSEKLIDEIADLVEDQDMEEELTIPMMESLLDRLSQDEKIILLLKYKDKHSIQDIQQSLGLSQSAVKMRIKRARQHINDLLKG; the protein is encoded by the coding sequence ATGACAATTTTTTCAACCAAGAATTTGACGGACGAGGAGGTCATTCATTTGATCAAAGAAGGCGATGCACGCTACTTTGGTGCTTTAGCGGAGCGCTATCGAGCGACGATCCTATCCAAGTGTAAAAGCATGGTCAAATCAGAGGATGTGGCGAAGGATTTGTCACAGGAGATTCTGATCAAGGTGTTTTTGCAGCTCAAGGCCTATCGCAAGGATGCACGGTTTTCGACGTGGTTGTATTCTATCATTTACCACACCTGTATAGACCACATGCGCAAGGACAAGAAGCGTCAGCACTTGGTGCTCAGCGAAAAGCTGATTGACGAAATCGCAGATCTCGTCGAGGATCAAGATATGGAAGAAGAGCTGACCATACCGATGATGGAGTCCCTACTAGATCGCCTCTCTCAGGACGAGAAGATCATCCTTCTGCTCAAGTACAAAGACAAACACAGCATACAAGATATACAGCAGTCGCTAGGCTTGTCTCAGAGTGCCGTCAAGATGCGTATCAAGCGAGCCCGTCAGCACATCAATGACCTACTGAAGGGGTAG
- a CDS encoding peptidase-C39 like family protein encodes MSDSEVDAKQLKLQILAQPNDVTCGPTCLHSVYSYFNDDIGLGQVIEEVKQFATGGTLAVMLGNHALSRGYRATIYTYNVHMFDPTWFSSKVDLRQKLIEQRELKSDERIQSYTQSYLQFLEQGGKIKFEELSSALIRRFLNKNIPVLTGLSATYLYHSAREIPETNAYDDLRGEPSGHFVVLYAYDKTKREITIADPLDPNPISDRVQYYTVNTQRLINAIMLGIVTYDANLLIIEPQ; translated from the coding sequence ATGAGCGATTCTGAAGTCGATGCAAAACAATTGAAACTGCAAATCTTGGCACAGCCCAACGATGTGACCTGTGGACCGACGTGCTTGCACTCTGTCTACAGTTATTTCAACGACGACATAGGTCTGGGACAAGTGATCGAAGAGGTCAAGCAGTTTGCTACAGGTGGCACACTAGCCGTCATGCTGGGCAACCACGCCCTGAGCCGAGGCTACCGTGCCACGATCTACACCTACAATGTCCACATGTTTGACCCGACCTGGTTTTCCTCCAAGGTAGACCTTCGTCAAAAACTCATCGAACAGCGTGAGCTCAAGTCCGACGAACGCATACAGTCCTATACTCAGTCGTATTTGCAGTTTTTGGAGCAAGGTGGCAAGATCAAATTCGAAGAACTATCGAGTGCGCTGATACGTCGCTTTCTCAACAAAAACATCCCTGTACTGACCGGACTGAGCGCTACCTACCTCTACCACAGTGCACGAGAGATACCCGAAACCAACGCATACGATGACCTCAGGGGAGAACCTAGTGGACATTTTGTGGTACTCTACGCCTACGACAAGACCAAGCGAGAGATCACTATTGCGGACCCGCTCGACCCCAACCCGATCAGTGATCGGGTACAATACTATACAGTCAATACACAGCGTCTGATCAATGCCATCATGCTCGGCATAGTGACCTATGACGCCAATCTTCTAATCATCGAACCCCAATAA
- a CDS encoding RimK family protein, with protein sequence MQKIIVTENPSKWNLELLDARVVSAEDYLNSEEWKHQKHAKVINLCGSYQYQSTGYYVSMLADARGQKVIPSTATMQDCKFHHIIRQDTVDFEEVILPILDKVDEQEIEFGIYYGFTENPTLGKIGALLFNLFNMPLLKVKFQKKDKWHLKWLRPVNLKDLDQEETNQMINCLTLFLSGKKVVKKNFSRKKYDLAILVNPDEETPPSDAKALQKFIKAADKIGFTTEMITKTDFGKISSFDALFIRETTNVNHHTFRFARKAEYEGLAVIDDPSSILKCTNKVYLQELMTENGIPMPKACIVSKNQKVKPELEYPFIIKQPDGSFSKGVKKVSTPEEYQLYLKDFLQTSDLAIIQEFMPTDFDWRVGMLGGQAIYVCKYYMARNHWQIVDWKSKGAGREGKSETIALSEAPPALIKVAQKATKLIGQGLYGVDIKQKGNKYYVIEVNDNPSIDAGVEDKQGKNLIYEQIMQHLMNIVSNK encoded by the coding sequence GTGCAAAAAATAATCGTAACCGAAAACCCCAGCAAATGGAACCTAGAACTGCTCGATGCACGCGTCGTATCAGCAGAAGACTACCTCAATTCGGAAGAGTGGAAGCATCAAAAACACGCCAAGGTAATCAATCTCTGCGGCAGCTACCAATACCAAAGTACGGGCTACTACGTGTCCATGCTCGCGGATGCGCGTGGACAAAAAGTCATCCCCTCTACAGCGACGATGCAGGACTGCAAATTCCACCACATCATCAGACAAGACACCGTCGATTTTGAGGAAGTCATACTCCCCATACTCGACAAAGTCGATGAACAGGAAATTGAATTCGGGATCTACTACGGCTTCACCGAAAACCCCACATTGGGAAAAATCGGTGCACTGCTGTTCAACCTATTCAACATGCCGCTGCTCAAGGTCAAGTTTCAGAAAAAAGACAAATGGCACCTCAAATGGTTGCGCCCGGTCAACCTCAAGGACTTGGACCAAGAGGAAACCAATCAGATGATCAACTGCCTCACACTGTTTTTGAGTGGTAAAAAAGTCGTCAAAAAAAACTTCAGCAGGAAGAAGTATGACCTAGCCATACTGGTCAATCCTGATGAAGAAACCCCTCCCTCTGACGCCAAGGCTTTGCAAAAGTTCATCAAGGCGGCAGACAAGATCGGTTTCACCACAGAGATGATCACCAAGACAGACTTTGGCAAAATCTCGTCCTTCGACGCGCTGTTTATCCGGGAGACGACCAATGTCAACCACCACACCTTCCGTTTTGCACGCAAAGCGGAGTACGAAGGGCTCGCTGTGATCGATGACCCTAGCTCTATACTCAAGTGTACCAACAAAGTCTACCTCCAAGAACTGATGACCGAAAACGGTATCCCCATGCCAAAAGCATGCATCGTGAGCAAAAACCAAAAGGTAAAACCTGAATTGGAATACCCCTTCATCATCAAGCAACCCGATGGGTCGTTTAGCAAAGGTGTCAAGAAAGTCTCCACCCCAGAAGAGTACCAACTCTACCTCAAGGACTTTTTGCAAACTAGCGACTTGGCCATTATCCAAGAGTTCATGCCCACGGACTTTGATTGGCGTGTAGGCATGCTCGGTGGACAAGCCATCTATGTCTGCAAATACTACATGGCACGCAACCACTGGCAAATCGTCGATTGGAAATCCAAAGGGGCTGGGCGAGAAGGGAAAAGTGAAACCATCGCGCTCTCCGAAGCACCTCCCGCACTGATCAAAGTAGCCCAAAAAGCCACCAAACTGATCGGTCAAGGGCTATACGGTGTGGACATCAAACAGAAAGGCAACAAATACTACGTCATAGAGGTCAACGACAATCCAAGCATCGATGCTGGAGTCGAGGACAAACAAGGCAAAAACCTCATCTATGAACAAATCATGCAGCATTTAATGAACATTGTATCCAACAAATAA
- a CDS encoding glutamate-cysteine ligase family protein: MKAHSKRLHLYQAYGIELEYMIVDRDTLAVKPIADQLLADAAGKQTDTYTHGMVTWSNELVLHVIELKCTEPVSDLVALNRAFHENILLINHLLEKYNARLLGSAAHPWMNPETDTYLWPHGNADIYQTYDRIFGCKGHGWSNLQSTHLNLPFYDDEEFAPLHAAARVLLPLLPALSASSPILDGHFTGYQDKRMSYYKMNQHRIPSITGKVIPERAFSKREYGKLIYEKIAEDLVAYDTERLLDPVWVNSRGIIARFDRGSIEIRILDIQENPGADLAIIALIIHVLKLMTDGKLAPLHDLMAWEKEPLYDLLNEVIKKGQDTLIKDEAYLRMFGCTQSSLPITALWQLLIDQVQAVYPTEIAPWLPTLDKIMSQGTLSKRILSMVDGEYSQDNLRLLCRELSENLEENKMLSVCETV, from the coding sequence ATGAAAGCACATTCGAAACGCCTACACCTCTACCAGGCCTACGGCATAGAACTAGAATACATGATCGTCGACCGGGACACACTGGCCGTCAAACCTATCGCTGACCAATTGCTAGCCGATGCAGCTGGCAAGCAGACCGATACCTACACCCATGGTATGGTCACTTGGTCCAATGAACTCGTGCTACACGTCATCGAGCTCAAATGCACCGAGCCCGTGTCGGATTTGGTAGCTCTCAACCGTGCCTTTCACGAAAACATCCTGCTCATCAATCACCTCCTCGAGAAGTACAATGCACGCCTACTCGGTTCGGCTGCTCACCCGTGGATGAACCCAGAGACAGACACCTACCTCTGGCCTCATGGCAATGCCGACATCTACCAAACCTACGACCGCATCTTTGGCTGCAAAGGTCATGGATGGAGCAACCTACAGAGCACACATTTGAACTTGCCGTTTTACGATGACGAGGAGTTTGCTCCCTTGCATGCTGCGGCACGTGTGCTTCTGCCTCTATTGCCCGCGTTGAGTGCGAGTTCGCCGATTCTTGATGGGCATTTCACCGGCTACCAAGACAAGCGAATGTCCTACTACAAGATGAACCAGCATCGCATCCCTTCGATCACGGGCAAAGTCATTCCTGAGCGCGCCTTCTCCAAACGAGAGTATGGCAAACTCATCTATGAGAAAATCGCCGAAGATTTGGTGGCCTATGACACAGAGAGGCTCTTGGATCCAGTATGGGTCAACTCCCGCGGTATCATTGCGCGGTTTGACAGAGGATCAATCGAGATACGGATCTTGGACATCCAAGAAAACCCAGGTGCAGACTTGGCCATCATTGCCTTGATCATCCACGTGCTCAAACTGATGACAGATGGCAAGCTGGCACCTCTCCATGACTTGATGGCTTGGGAAAAAGAGCCTCTCTATGACCTCCTCAATGAGGTCATCAAAAAAGGACAAGACACCCTCATCAAGGACGAAGCATACTTGCGCATGTTTGGATGTACCCAAAGTAGCCTCCCCATCACCGCACTGTGGCAGCTACTCATCGACCAAGTACAGGCCGTCTATCCTACGGAGATCGCTCCTTGGCTGCCGACATTGGACAAAATCATGTCACAAGGTACGCTCTCAAAGCGCATTCTCTCCATGGTGGATGGAGAATACTCGCAGGACAACCTCCGCTTGCTCTGCCGTGAACTGTCAGAAAATCTCGAGGAAAACAAAATGCTCAGTGTATGCGAAACCGTATAA
- a CDS encoding N-formylglutamate amidohydrolase: MRNRIIISCEHAGNYVPLGYQHLFAQESEVLETHRGYDIGALDVAKYMAKQLGIHLHYQKISRLLIESNRSTTHPELYSEYSRGLSAEAKAILQAKYYNPYRTAIEQEINRAKANGSLCIHVSVHSFTPVLNGSERLVDIGLLFDDQRQPEQQFCHDWKPLLAAALPEQVVLYNCPYHGADDGLTTYLRTRFTPEEYLGIEIEINQKYAHTTALQNIRQALTLTLQSLTSSELMKS; the protein is encoded by the coding sequence ATGCGAAACCGTATAATTATCAGTTGTGAGCACGCAGGCAACTACGTGCCACTAGGGTACCAGCATTTGTTTGCTCAGGAATCTGAAGTATTGGAGACACATCGAGGGTACGACATAGGTGCCCTCGATGTGGCCAAATATATGGCCAAGCAATTGGGCATCCATTTGCACTATCAAAAGATCAGCAGGTTGCTCATCGAGTCCAACCGCTCGACAACCCACCCCGAACTCTATTCTGAATATTCGCGTGGACTGAGTGCAGAAGCCAAGGCAATCTTGCAGGCCAAGTACTACAACCCCTACCGGACAGCCATCGAGCAAGAAATCAATCGGGCGAAAGCCAATGGATCACTGTGCATACACGTCTCTGTCCATTCCTTCACTCCCGTCCTCAACGGGAGCGAACGCCTCGTAGACATTGGGTTGCTCTTTGATGATCAGCGACAGCCCGAACAGCAATTCTGTCATGATTGGAAGCCACTACTCGCTGCGGCTCTGCCCGAGCAGGTCGTCCTCTACAACTGCCCCTACCACGGAGCGGATGATGGGCTGACGACTTACTTGCGCACACGTTTTACTCCGGAGGAGTATCTTGGAATCGAGATCGAGATCAATCAAAAATACGCTCATACCACGGCACTCCAAAACATCCGGCAAGCGCTGACATTGACCTTGCAGTCCTTGACTTCTAGTGAACTGATGAAATCATGA
- a CDS encoding acyl-CoA desaturase, protein MQWKTAFILGLYFIPFVILLSGIVSSVGMMMLLWIIMSFGMCGIGLSIMHDANHGAYSKNKRVNKLLGYLLNVIGSYHVTWKIQHNVLHHSSTNVHEFDEDLDNQIMRFSPNQAHKRINKYQAFYAPFFYGLLSLYKMLSKDFEQIARFHRKKLLAGEGLTLRKAIFQITTNKIIYFATTLVLPMIVLSFAWWQVLLGFLLMHFICGLILALVFQSAHVLEKTEFFVADEQGSVDNCWAIHQLNTTANFSRKGKLFSWLIGGLNYQVEHHLFPTICHVHYDSISHIVRSTAQEYNIQYHEYRTFWCAVKSHFKMLHHLGRA, encoded by the coding sequence ATGCAATGGAAGACCGCATTCATTCTTGGTCTCTATTTCATTCCATTTGTGATTTTGCTATCAGGGATCGTTTCATCAGTAGGCATGATGATGCTGCTATGGATTATCATGAGTTTTGGGATGTGTGGTATCGGTTTGTCAATCATGCATGATGCCAACCACGGGGCCTACTCCAAAAACAAACGAGTCAACAAGCTCCTCGGCTATCTCCTCAATGTGATCGGGTCCTACCATGTCACCTGGAAGATCCAGCACAATGTCCTCCACCATTCCTCTACCAATGTGCACGAGTTTGACGAGGACCTAGACAATCAGATCATGCGATTCTCTCCCAACCAGGCACACAAACGCATCAACAAATACCAAGCTTTTTATGCTCCGTTTTTCTATGGGTTGCTCTCACTGTACAAAATGCTGAGCAAGGACTTTGAACAAATCGCCCGGTTTCATCGCAAGAAACTCTTGGCAGGTGAAGGACTGACTTTGCGCAAAGCCATCTTTCAAATCACCACCAACAAGATCATTTATTTTGCCACGACACTCGTATTGCCGATGATCGTACTGAGCTTTGCTTGGTGGCAAGTCCTGTTGGGATTCTTATTGATGCATTTCATCTGCGGATTGATCTTGGCACTGGTCTTTCAGTCTGCACATGTATTGGAAAAAACAGAATTTTTCGTAGCAGACGAGCAAGGTAGCGTAGACAATTGCTGGGCGATTCATCAGCTCAACACTACGGCGAATTTTTCACGAAAAGGCAAATTATTTTCATGGCTGATCGGTGGCCTCAACTACCAAGTAGAGCACCATCTATTTCCCACGATATGCCATGTACACTACGACTCGATTTCCCACATTGTCCGTAGTACGGCCCAAGAGTATAACATCCAATACCACGAATACCGTACGTTTTGGTGTGCCGTCAAGAGCCACTTCAAAATGCTGCATCACTTGGGGAGGGCATAA
- a CDS encoding cadherin repeat domain-containing protein, translated as MKILNPLASLLLLISLSIVSGCGSEDDGSASLTAPEQTLTVQEDIESGDLIGEIQVENAQTTSLSFSISSGNDAGIFELSDDGKITLADGISLDYEETDSYELTVTISDGVSSDETIVTINVSDVDETGILLLNGITYEFGDEGLVLDEGPSDPFHDDNNTHVVYNFSFAEGDLTQDEEDEEDFEFTNITLLVATELYSPGTTSFSLGTFEYASGDATAEELDGKYFFRELAFVMDGNDNGTVLANEDDVAKDVIFLATSGTVEVSSPESNAFKLVFDITISQIDFNPELNWLYENDIVPHTERHIRFTYDAPFKIMSGDTAVEVEADDIN; from the coding sequence ATGAAAATTTTGAACCCACTAGCTTCTCTACTTTTATTAATTAGTCTATCCATTGTATCAGGATGCGGTAGCGAAGATGATGGAAGCGCTTCACTAACTGCTCCAGAGCAAACGCTCACCGTACAAGAAGATATTGAGTCGGGTGATCTAATTGGAGAAATCCAAGTCGAAAATGCGCAAACTACCTCCTTAAGCTTTAGTATCTCATCTGGAAATGATGCAGGGATCTTTGAGCTATCCGATGATGGCAAGATTACCTTGGCTGATGGCATATCTCTAGACTATGAAGAAACCGATAGTTATGAACTGACGGTGACGATTTCGGATGGTGTGTCCTCCGATGAGACAATCGTCACAATCAATGTCTCGGACGTAGACGAAACAGGCATCTTACTCCTCAATGGAATCACCTACGAATTTGGCGATGAAGGGCTCGTTTTGGACGAAGGTCCGTCTGACCCTTTCCACGATGACAACAACACGCACGTTGTTTACAACTTCAGTTTCGCAGAAGGGGATCTAACACAGGATGAAGAGGACGAAGAGGATTTTGAGTTTACAAACATCACCCTGCTTGTCGCAACCGAACTCTACTCTCCAGGAACCACATCTTTCAGCCTAGGTACATTCGAGTATGCCTCAGGAGATGCCACTGCAGAAGAACTAGATGGTAAATACTTCTTTAGAGAACTCGCCTTTGTTATGGATGGAAATGACAATGGGACGGTTTTGGCCAACGAAGATGACGTAGCGAAAGACGTCATATTCCTAGCCACTTCTGGTACTGTAGAGGTAAGCTCTCCCGAAAGCAATGCCTTCAAATTAGTGTTTGACATTACTATTTCACAAATAGATTTCAATCCCGAACTAAACTGGCTGTATGAAAATGATATAGTACCTCATACAGAAAGGCATATAAGATTTACTTATGATGCTCCATTCAAAATCATGAGCGGTGACACTGCTGTAGAAGTAGAAGCTGATGACATAAATTAA
- a CDS encoding ThuA domain-containing protein gives MMMNKMTMVVLALVMTTFYAQAQQFKALLFTKTDGWHHGSIHEGVTAIRTIAERNDFQLDWSENAGLFFTDKRLAQYSVVIFLNTTGDVLNEEQQAVFERFIQSGKGYVGIHSASDTEYDWPWYTQLVGRMFHIHPRNQTALLRVEDRNFPGMQLMPDTRWWTDEYYEFLEEKADNLQYLLTVDESTYDYKAQWGENRVAQGMDGNHPMAWYHTHDGGRAFYTALGHLPGTYSDAIFQEHIYGGIFWAATGKGILAQPEPVKKKKR, from the coding sequence ATGATGATGAATAAGATGACAATGGTTGTCCTAGCACTAGTGATGACTACTTTTTATGCGCAAGCACAACAATTCAAAGCGTTGTTGTTTACCAAGACTGATGGCTGGCACCATGGTTCGATTCACGAAGGGGTCACCGCGATACGTACGATCGCTGAGCGAAACGACTTTCAGCTTGATTGGTCCGAAAATGCAGGACTGTTTTTCACGGATAAGCGATTGGCACAGTACAGTGTGGTGATATTCCTCAACACGACAGGTGATGTGCTCAACGAAGAGCAGCAGGCTGTCTTCGAGCGGTTCATCCAGTCAGGCAAGGGCTATGTGGGGATTCACTCGGCCTCTGATACGGAGTATGATTGGCCTTGGTACACGCAGTTGGTGGGGCGTATGTTTCATATCCATCCGCGCAATCAGACAGCACTACTCCGAGTGGAGGATCGCAACTTTCCGGGTATGCAGCTCATGCCTGATACACGATGGTGGACAGATGAGTATTATGAGTTCTTGGAAGAAAAGGCGGACAACCTCCAGTATCTGTTGACGGTGGATGAGTCAACCTACGACTACAAAGCCCAATGGGGTGAAAACCGAGTAGCGCAGGGCATGGATGGCAATCATCCGATGGCGTGGTATCATACCCACGACGGTGGGCGTGCATTTTATACAGCGCTCGGGCACTTGCCAGGCACCTATAGTGACGCGATCTTTCAAGAGCATATTTACGGCGGTATATTTTGGGCCGCTACGGGCAAGGGGATTTTGGCTCAGCCCGAACCTGTCAAGAAGAAAAAGAGATAG